Proteins encoded within one genomic window of Bacteroides sedimenti:
- a CDS encoding ABC transporter permease: MNSYVKLAWRNLWRNKRRTIITSASVFFGVVLSSFVRSMEEGSYAQYIQCIVNSYTGFIQIHKKGYWDDKVINNSFELTPSILSVLKGNKNITNYSPRFETFCLASTEDMTKGVMIFGIDPKLEDKITNISGKLKQGHYLKENDNGVILSSALAKFLKLGVKDTLVLIGQGYHGISAAGKYPVRGIIKHPSPELDRSLVAMEIKHCQELFSAPGMLTSMAIMVHENSETAATKKMLQRKLSGSLEVMDWKEMNELLLKQIESDRAGGVITIDILYLIIAFGIFGTIVMMMAERKKEFGMMIAVGMQKQKLMLVVLLETIFIGMLGAITGIMGSIPVLAYYYYHPIPFTGQAAQMMLDMGFPPVMFFSLDPMIYFKQALTIFIFTLIIGIYPVWNVKKLQVANALHY, encoded by the coding sequence ATGAATAGTTATGTAAAGTTGGCATGGCGAAATCTGTGGCGCAACAAGCGCAGAACGATTATCACTTCGGCTTCGGTGTTCTTCGGGGTGGTGTTGTCGTCGTTTGTCCGCTCCATGGAAGAGGGCTCGTATGCTCAGTATATTCAATGCATCGTAAATTCATATACCGGTTTCATTCAGATACATAAAAAGGGGTATTGGGATGATAAGGTGATTAATAATTCGTTTGAACTGACCCCGTCGATTCTGTCAGTATTGAAAGGAAATAAGAATATTACCAATTACTCGCCCAGATTTGAGACGTTTTGTCTGGCATCAACCGAAGACATGACGAAAGGGGTGATGATATTCGGCATTGATCCGAAGCTGGAAGACAAGATTACCAATATATCGGGAAAGCTGAAGCAGGGACATTATCTGAAGGAGAACGATAACGGGGTTATCCTGAGCAGCGCACTGGCTAAGTTCCTGAAGCTGGGAGTGAAGGATACACTAGTGTTGATTGGGCAGGGATATCACGGAATTAGTGCGGCGGGTAAGTATCCGGTGCGCGGTATCATTAAACATCCCTCTCCAGAACTGGACAGGTCGTTGGTAGCTATGGAAATAAAGCATTGTCAGGAGCTATTCTCGGCACCAGGAATGCTCACTTCGATGGCGATTATGGTGCATGAAAACAGCGAGACTGCTGCAACAAAGAAGATGCTTCAACGAAAACTTTCGGGCAGTTTGGAAGTAATGGATTGGAAGGAGATGAACGAATTGTTGCTTAAGCAAATTGAGAGCGACAGGGCAGGCGGGGTGATTACGATAGATATTCTCTATCTGATTATAGCTTTCGGAATATTTGGAACAATAGTGATGATGATGGCCGAACGGAAAAAGGAGTTTGGCATGATGATAGCAGTTGGAATGCAAAAGCAAAAACTGATGCTTGTGGTACTCCTTGAAACAATATTCATAGGAATGTTGGGAGCCATTACGGGTATTATGGGAAGCATCCCAGTGTTGGCATATTACTATTACCATCCTATACCGTTTACCGGACAGGCGGCTCAGATGATGCTGGATATGGGATTTCCGCCGGTAATGTTCTTCTCGCTGGATCCGATGATTTATTTTAAACAGGCGCTGACCATCTTTATTTTTACCCTGATCATAGGGATATATCCTGTGTGGAATGTGAAGAAGTTACAAGTTGCAAATGCGTTACACTACTAG
- a CDS encoding ABC transporter ATP-binding protein codes for MNIIEIKGITKVYDIKTMPFKALNGIDLSFEQGEFVAIVGPSGSGKTTLLNIMGGLDMPTEGEVMIEGVNISRLSERKKTNFRMNNIGFVFQAYNLIPVLTAKENVEFILQLQGVTPDYVEERALKLLTAVGLGDKADRRPAKLSGGEQQRVAVARALASRPRFILADEPTANLDSKSTENLLEIMEKMNREENITFIFSTHDARVMKKARRVITIEDGKVIEDVQKE; via the coding sequence ATGAATATTATTGAGATAAAGGGAATTACCAAGGTTTACGATATAAAGACAATGCCTTTCAAGGCTCTGAACGGGATAGATCTGAGCTTTGAGCAGGGAGAGTTTGTGGCTATTGTGGGGCCATCGGGTTCAGGGAAAACAACACTGCTCAATATAATGGGTGGACTTGATATGCCAACGGAAGGAGAAGTGATGATTGAAGGGGTGAATATCAGCCGGCTGAGCGAACGAAAAAAGACCAATTTCCGGATGAATAATATAGGCTTCGTTTTTCAGGCATATAATTTGATTCCGGTACTTACGGCAAAGGAGAATGTTGAATTTATCCTCCAATTGCAGGGAGTTACACCTGATTATGTGGAAGAGCGGGCACTGAAGCTTCTGACGGCTGTGGGGCTGGGTGATAAGGCGGACCGCAGACCTGCCAAACTGTCTGGCGGAGAACAGCAACGGGTGGCTGTGGCAAGGGCACTGGCATCGAGGCCCCGATTTATTCTGGCTGACGAACCTACTGCCAATCTGGATTCAAAATCGACCGAGAACCTGCTCGAAATCATGGAAAAGATGAACCGGGAGGAGAATATTACGTTCATTTTTTCAACGCACGATGCCCGGGTGATGAAAAAAGCCCGAAGGGTAATCACGATTGAAGATGGCAAGGTGATAGAGGATGTGCAGAAGGAGTAA
- a CDS encoding outer membrane lipoprotein-sorting protein translates to MWKRLFLFGIFGVCTVAFVVRGQTLTAKEIVTKADEKARGVTAQSESTMTIIRPSWTRSITMKSWEKNNGRALILITSPAKDKGQVFLKIKTEMWNWVPAIERMIKIPPSMMLQSWMGSDFTNDDLIKESSIINDYDHKFLGKETVRDWVCYKIEMIPHPEAAVTWGKVILWITENGFNQWRAEYYDEDMKLINVLNASVIKKMGDREVPTKMEIVPVDKKNNKTVLEIKSIIYDQPIQDSYFSQQNMKSVSQRVK, encoded by the coding sequence ATGTGGAAAAGGCTCTTTTTGTTTGGGATATTCGGTGTCTGCACGGTGGCATTTGTTGTCCGGGGGCAAACGCTGACGGCTAAGGAGATAGTAACAAAAGCGGATGAAAAGGCACGGGGTGTTACTGCTCAGAGTGAAAGTACCATGACAATAATACGGCCTTCGTGGACACGCTCAATTACCATGAAGAGCTGGGAGAAGAATAACGGCAGGGCGCTGATTCTGATTACCTCGCCGGCTAAAGACAAGGGGCAGGTTTTCCTGAAAATCAAAACGGAGATGTGGAACTGGGTTCCCGCTATTGAACGTATGATTAAGATTCCGCCTTCAATGATGCTGCAATCGTGGATGGGGTCGGACTTTACGAACGACGACCTGATTAAGGAGTCGTCAATCATTAATGATTACGACCACAAATTTCTGGGCAAGGAAACGGTACGGGACTGGGTGTGTTACAAGATAGAGATGATACCACATCCTGAAGCTGCAGTAACCTGGGGAAAGGTTATTTTGTGGATTACCGAGAATGGCTTTAACCAATGGAGAGCCGAATACTATGACGAGGACATGAAACTGATTAATGTGCTGAATGCATCTGTCATTAAGAAAATGGGAGACAGGGAGGTACCTACAAAAATGGAGATTGTTCCGGTGGATAAAAAGAATAACAAAACGGTGCTGGAGATTAAAAGCATTATTTATGACCAGCCCATTCAGGATAGTTATTTCTCTCAACAGAATATGAAAAGCGTGAGTCAACGTGTTAAATAA
- a CDS encoding translocation/assembly module TamB domain-containing protein encodes MAVIATDELRKILRTEVSVGRVDIGLMNRIIIDDVLLKDKANKEMLKVSRLSAKFEILPLFKGKITIRSVQLFGFNINLNKKTPKDQLNCKFVFDAFASKDTVKKENKIDLRINSILIRRGTFCYDILSEPQSPGKFNSKHIKLSNILANISLKAFTKDSLNASVKRLSLTEQSGFEIQKLTLKLAGNTKGARIENFMVVLPQTKVELDTVKISYKNPKAFKNFANEVSISTRILPSEVRLCDISPFVPALSNFKDKLGLEVKVDGTLNQLIASNLKINADNDFLFSGGIAIQDLTHANDAYLFGNINRLLINRAGMDFLVRNLVKNFSGTPDILKRIGNIGFKGEVSGYFNDLVTYGTFNTGLGMVKTDVKFSSDKAKGSYRYSGVIKANQFNLGRLLNNEEKFGKTSLNLQVVGVQTKGLKPDISLKGLIASLEYSGYEYKNITLDGLYKNGGFDGKAALNDENGNVLMNGSINLSKKLPTFNFHADIQNVYPNRFHLTDKYKDAKFSLSVAANFSGHSIDDMIGEINVDSFTFVSPEKNYFMNNLNIAARHTGGIKSLELNSEFLTATVKGNYSYQSIPISIMKTVERYIPSLLTVNKKYKEPHNDFTFDAHIYNTDILSSVFNIPLNVYKHSTIRGYFNDNERKLKIDGYFPGVQYKENYIESGIILCESTDDQFKCNIRGNKRMKNSTVNISLEALAENDKLHTTINWGNNAAQTYSGNFSTITSFLKTAGEKPILQAKIDVKPTEMIINDTVWNIHPSHIEVDSGRVYVDNFMIGHKDQFLRINGRATPNPKDTVKVELKDIGIGYIFDIVNLKSVDLNGKATGTAYLSQAMKSPVMNTRLSVKNFSFNECTIGDMNIYGEWDKNEEAVMLDAKIKESNLSETNVKGYISPKKKGLDLHFDAINTKIGFLQTYLQSIATDIKGRATGNVRLFGLFKALTLEGKCLADASFKVNILNTHFAFKDSVTITPNEFSIKKIKLHDMEGHTGIVNGYVHHEHFKDMNYHLQMEANNMLVYNTKESPDMPFYGTVYGTGNVSLNGSNAGLNIDVAMKSNRNTNFVYLLANTTSAVSNQFVTFVDHTPKRILRDSTIVNDFFLKNMEKEAASSPMDIRLNMLVDATPDATMKIVVDPVSNDYIIGRGSGNLRLEYYNKGDVKMFGNYNINSGTYKFSMQEVIRKDFNIASGSSVSFNGNPLDATLDIKASYTVNSVSLGDLGSEVPNEVKKSNVRVNCLMDITGNLLHPAVKLGIDLPNESEEKKRIVQNVISTEDQINMQTLYLLGIGKFYTPDYATATQNSNAMSSVLSSTLSGQLNNMLSQVINSNKWNVGIQGSTGTNGWTDMEFEGMLSGQLLNNRLLINGNFGYRENPTVTTNFVGNFDLEYLLTDEIRMKAYNQSNDRYYTRTNLNTQGLGLMYKKDFDSWRELLPWNKKKKKLIELPKDTIPPKPESDNVPKSKKKRDR; translated from the coding sequence ATGGCTGTTATAGCCACTGACGAATTGAGGAAGATTCTTCGCACTGAGGTTTCAGTTGGACGAGTGGATATTGGTTTAATGAACCGCATCATTATAGACGACGTATTACTGAAAGACAAGGCAAACAAAGAGATGCTCAAAGTCTCCCGCCTTTCTGCCAAGTTTGAAATTCTGCCACTGTTTAAAGGTAAAATAACCATCCGCAGCGTCCAGCTCTTTGGCTTCAACATTAACCTGAATAAAAAGACTCCCAAGGACCAGCTAAACTGCAAGTTTGTATTTGATGCATTTGCAAGTAAAGACACGGTTAAGAAAGAAAATAAAATAGATCTTCGTATCAACTCAATTCTTATACGTCGTGGTACATTCTGTTACGATATATTATCCGAACCTCAAAGTCCGGGTAAGTTTAACTCAAAACATATCAAACTATCCAATATTCTGGCTAATATATCATTAAAGGCATTCACCAAGGATTCTCTGAATGCATCAGTTAAACGATTGAGCCTTACCGAGCAGTCAGGCTTTGAAATCCAGAAGCTTACTTTAAAACTTGCAGGTAATACTAAAGGTGCCAGAATTGAGAATTTTATGGTGGTATTGCCTCAAACAAAAGTAGAACTAGATACTGTAAAGATCTCATATAAAAACCCCAAAGCGTTCAAGAACTTTGCCAATGAGGTGTCTATTTCAACGCGTATTTTGCCCTCAGAAGTTAGGCTTTGTGATATATCTCCTTTTGTTCCAGCACTTTCAAATTTTAAAGATAAACTAGGACTTGAGGTAAAAGTTGACGGTACACTTAATCAGCTTATTGCTTCAAACCTGAAAATAAACGCAGACAATGACTTCTTATTTTCGGGAGGAATAGCCATTCAGGACCTTACACATGCCAATGATGCCTATCTCTTTGGCAACATTAACAGGCTACTGATAAATCGTGCAGGAATGGACTTCCTGGTTCGTAACCTGGTAAAAAACTTCTCGGGAACTCCTGACATATTGAAGAGAATCGGAAATATTGGTTTTAAAGGAGAGGTTTCGGGATATTTCAACGACCTGGTAACTTACGGAACCTTCAACACAGGGTTGGGAATGGTAAAAACCGACGTTAAATTTAGCTCCGACAAAGCAAAAGGATCTTATCGATATTCCGGTGTTATTAAAGCCAATCAGTTCAATTTAGGAAGATTGCTCAACAATGAAGAAAAATTTGGAAAAACATCTCTCAATCTACAAGTAGTTGGAGTACAAACTAAAGGACTTAAACCTGACATATCCCTTAAAGGTCTGATTGCTTCATTAGAATATAGTGGATATGAATATAAAAACATCACACTCGACGGATTGTATAAAAACGGAGGTTTTGATGGAAAAGCTGCTTTGAATGACGAAAACGGAAATGTTTTGATGAATGGTTCTATCAATCTGTCTAAGAAACTTCCTACATTTAATTTCCATGCAGATATTCAGAATGTGTATCCAAATAGGTTTCATCTGACAGACAAGTACAAAGACGCCAAATTCTCTCTTAGTGTCGCAGCCAACTTTTCGGGCCACTCTATCGATGACATGATCGGAGAAATCAATGTAGACAGCTTTACATTTGTTAGTCCGGAAAAGAATTATTTTATGAATAACCTGAATATTGCCGCAAGACATACAGGCGGAATAAAGAGTCTGGAGCTTAATTCCGAGTTTTTGACTGCAACTGTAAAAGGGAACTATTCATACCAGTCTATTCCTATAAGCATCATGAAAACTGTGGAAAGATATATACCTTCCCTGCTTACAGTAAACAAAAAATATAAGGAACCTCACAACGACTTTACATTTGATGCACATATTTATAATACCGATATCCTCTCGAGCGTATTCAATATTCCTTTGAATGTATATAAACACAGTACAATCAGGGGATATTTTAATGACAATGAACGTAAACTAAAGATAGACGGCTATTTCCCCGGTGTACAGTATAAGGAAAATTATATTGAATCGGGCATTATACTCTGCGAAAGTACCGATGACCAGTTTAAATGCAATATAAGGGGAAACAAACGAATGAAAAACTCCACTGTCAATATTTCACTGGAAGCATTGGCCGAGAACGATAAATTGCATACTACCATCAATTGGGGAAACAATGCAGCACAAACCTATAGCGGTAATTTCTCAACCATTACCAGCTTTTTGAAAACAGCGGGAGAAAAACCTATTCTTCAGGCAAAAATTGATGTTAAACCTACCGAAATGATTATTAACGACACCGTTTGGAATATACATCCATCGCATATCGAAGTTGATTCGGGAAGAGTGTATGTAGACAATTTCATGATCGGACATAAGGACCAGTTTTTGCGCATCAACGGAAGAGCTACTCCAAATCCGAAAGATACTGTCAAGGTTGAGCTGAAAGATATCGGCATTGGTTACATATTTGATATTGTAAACCTTAAATCGGTTGACTTAAACGGAAAGGCAACCGGCACCGCCTACCTGAGTCAAGCAATGAAAAGTCCGGTAATGAATACCCGGCTTTCGGTAAAGAATTTCTCATTCAACGAATGTACTATCGGTGATATGAATATATATGGTGAATGGGATAAAAATGAAGAGGCGGTTATGCTTGATGCAAAAATAAAAGAATCTAACCTCTCCGAAACCAATGTAAAAGGATATATTTCTCCTAAAAAGAAAGGTCTCGACCTTCATTTTGATGCGATAAATACCAAGATTGGATTTCTGCAGACATACCTGCAGAGCATTGCTACCGACATAAAAGGACGGGCAACAGGAAACGTACGACTTTTCGGGTTATTTAAAGCACTCACGCTTGAGGGAAAATGTTTGGCCGACGCTTCATTTAAAGTGAATATTTTGAATACTCATTTTGCCTTTAAAGATTCTGTTACCATTACTCCAAATGAGTTTTCAATAAAGAAGATCAAGTTACATGATATGGAAGGTCATACAGGTATTGTAAATGGATACGTACATCATGAACATTTCAAAGACATGAACTACCACTTGCAGATGGAAGCAAACAACATGCTGGTATACAATACCAAAGAAAGTCCAGACATGCCTTTCTATGGAACTGTATACGGCACAGGCAACGTATCTCTCAACGGAAGTAATGCCGGACTTAACATTGATGTGGCCATGAAGAGTAATCGCAATACCAATTTCGTATACTTACTGGCCAATACCACTTCGGCAGTAAGCAATCAGTTTGTTACTTTCGTTGATCATACACCGAAACGCATTCTGAGAGATTCAACTATTGTGAATGACTTCTTCCTGAAGAACATGGAAAAAGAAGCTGCATCCTCTCCTATGGATATCCGGCTTAATATGTTGGTTGACGCCACTCCCGACGCAACAATGAAAATTGTGGTCGACCCCGTTTCCAATGATTATATAATCGGCAGAGGATCCGGAAATCTTCGGTTAGAATATTACAATAAAGGTGATGTTAAGATGTTCGGGAACTATAATATCAACAGTGGTACCTATAAATTCAGCATGCAAGAAGTTATTCGCAAGGATTTCAACATAGCCTCCGGAAGTAGTGTCAGCTTCAATGGGAATCCCCTTGACGCAACGCTAGATATCAAGGCATCTTACACCGTAAATTCTGTTTCATTAGGCGATCTGGGTTCGGAAGTTCCTAATGAAGTTAAGAAATCGAATGTAAGGGTCAACTGTCTAATGGATATCACCGGCAACCTGCTACATCCGGCTGTAAAACTTGGCATTGATTTACCTAACGAAAGCGAGGAGAAAAAGCGGATCGTACAAAATGTAATTAGTACCGAAGATCAAATCAATATGCAAACGCTTTACTTGCTTGGCATTGGTAAGTTTTATACACCCGATTATGCTACCGCCACGCAGAATTCAAATGCAATGTCGTCCGTGCTATCTTCAACCCTTTCGGGTCAGCTGAATAATATGTTGTCACAGGTTATTAATAGTAATAAATGGAACGTTGGTATTCAGGGAAGCACAGGCACCAACGGGTGGACTGATATGGAGTTTGAAGGAATGCTCTCCGGGCAGTTACTTAACAACAGACTGTTGATTAATGGTAACTTTGGATACAGAGAGAATCCTACCGTTACCACCAACTTTGTAGGAAACTTCGATTTAGAGTATCTGCTAACCGACGAAATTCGTATGAAAGCGTACAACCAGTCAAATGATCGATACTATACTCGTACCAATCTAAATACCCAAGGTCTCGGTCTTATGTATAAAAAAGATTTTGATAGTTGGCGCGAGTTGCTCCCATGGAACAAAAAGAAGAAGAAGTTAATTGAATTACCTAAGGATACCATTCCTCCCAAACCCGAGAGTGACAATGTTCCTAAATCTAAAAAGAAAAGGGATAGATAA
- a CDS encoding TIGR02117 family protein — MTAIKKGFKWLGMAVVYFIAAAVLYIVLAFLLSRIAVPAEKVKGEEVTIFIMSNGVHTDFVMPVKSEVVDWSREVKFCNTLGKDSLYLYVGMGWGNKRFYMQTPTWADLTLKTGLIATLGLGKSAIHATFYKEISKYDKYVQIEMTIDQYRRLVKYIDSTFAKDSAGHYQVIVSNANYGDSDAFYEANGRFTMFYTCNTWLNSGLKACGQRACLWTPFEEGIFFQYRKK, encoded by the coding sequence TTGACTGCAATAAAAAAAGGATTCAAGTGGTTAGGAATGGCAGTGGTATACTTCATTGCCGCAGCTGTTTTATACATCGTTCTGGCATTTCTTTTATCTAGAATTGCAGTTCCTGCCGAAAAAGTGAAAGGGGAGGAAGTTACGATTTTTATTATGAGCAATGGGGTGCACACGGATTTTGTGATGCCTGTAAAATCGGAAGTAGTCGACTGGAGCCGGGAGGTGAAGTTCTGTAATACACTTGGAAAGGATAGTCTGTATTTGTATGTTGGTATGGGATGGGGCAATAAACGTTTCTATATGCAAACACCCACATGGGCCGATTTGACTTTGAAAACAGGGCTGATAGCAACGTTAGGCTTGGGGAAATCGGCTATACATGCAACCTTCTACAAAGAAATAAGCAAGTATGATAAGTATGTGCAGATCGAAATGACAATTGATCAATATAGAAGGTTGGTGAAGTATATTGATTCAACTTTTGCAAAAGATTCAGCCGGACACTATCAGGTAATTGTGTCGAATGCAAATTATGGAGACTCGGATGCGTTTTACGAAGCGAACGGACGTTTTACGATGTTTTACACCTGCAACACCTGGCTGAACTCGGGGTTGAAGGCGTGTGGACAGCGGGCTTGTTTGTGGACTCCTTTCGAGGAGGGGATTTTCTTTCAGTACAGAAAGAAATAA
- a CDS encoding DUF3836 domain-containing protein — translation MKTIVLNSRTLVMSITICLLFVCMQAISARNSKSFVYDKSDEKETVFVYDSVSCMLTPHLRYEFNESENGRTKTKTAYRWNESSGKWIPYYLLTTTDTGEYKVHEFARWNNKKKDFSMNKQKAVYYKESNENVPGYISFKWNEKSSKWEIIDGEYFENFINLMVNTSAR, via the coding sequence ATGAAAACAATTGTGTTAAACAGCCGTACATTAGTGATGAGCATCACTATTTGTTTATTGTTTGTATGCATGCAGGCAATAAGTGCCAGAAACTCTAAAAGCTTTGTATACGATAAGAGCGATGAAAAAGAAACTGTGTTTGTATACGACTCGGTTTCATGCATGCTTACTCCTCATTTGAGGTACGAGTTTAATGAAAGCGAAAATGGCCGTACTAAAACTAAAACGGCGTATCGCTGGAATGAATCGTCCGGAAAGTGGATACCTTATTATTTACTAACCACTACAGATACAGGTGAGTATAAGGTTCATGAATTTGCTCGTTGGAACAACAAAAAGAAAGACTTTTCAATGAATAAGCAGAAGGCGGTTTATTACAAGGAATCTAATGAAAATGTTCCCGGTTATATCTCATTTAAATGGAATGAGAAAAGCTCAAAGTGGGAAATAATTGATGGCGAATATTTTGAAAATTTCATTAATTTAATGGTTAATACTTCTGCCAGATAA
- a CDS encoding ABC transporter permease, with protein MLGSLSWKNIWRNKLRSSIVIAAMALGVFAGVFIIALMNGMVDARLNAIVRTETSSVQIHHPEFLANSDFASRIPNADEVVQRAGSINNVLGASKRLVIISMIASAETNAGVKILGVEPGMERKVSNIWSRMVEGSYFDSNKKNAIVISRKLADKLKVGLNKKVVITMQDVDMNITGGAFRVVGIYETDNALFDESNVFTRYSDLCRLAGLDTTQAHEIAILVDKEGNSQVVKDVLKLDYPSLDIQDWTQLSPEAGYLVSAMNQYLYIIVLIIMLALCFGIINTMLMAVLERTKELGMLMAIGMNKIRIFFMLMLETLYLSITGGFIGIISGYLLCRYLGKVGLDLYFWKEAYQSFGYSSMVYPEIELNMIGFMAIMVVLTGLFSTIFPAYKALKVNPADATRTK; from the coding sequence ATGCTTGGATCGTTATCCTGGAAAAACATCTGGAGAAATAAACTTCGGAGCTCAATCGTAATCGCTGCAATGGCTTTAGGAGTTTTTGCCGGTGTGTTTATCATTGCTCTGATGAATGGAATGGTGGATGCACGGCTGAATGCTATTGTCCGTACAGAAACATCATCAGTACAGATACACCATCCTGAATTCCTGGCTAACAGTGATTTTGCAAGCCGTATACCAAATGCAGATGAAGTGGTGCAAAGGGCCGGATCAATAAATAATGTGTTGGGGGCAAGTAAGAGATTGGTGATTATCTCTATGATAGCTTCGGCCGAAACAAATGCAGGAGTAAAGATTCTGGGAGTGGAACCAGGCATGGAAAGAAAAGTTTCGAACATCTGGAGCCGGATGGTGGAGGGTAGCTATTTTGATAGTAACAAGAAGAATGCGATTGTGATAAGCCGGAAACTTGCTGATAAGTTGAAGGTGGGACTGAACAAAAAAGTGGTGATTACAATGCAGGATGTGGATATGAATATAACTGGCGGAGCTTTCCGGGTAGTGGGTATTTATGAAACGGACAATGCGTTGTTTGATGAATCGAATGTGTTTACCCGATATTCCGATCTTTGCAGATTGGCCGGGCTGGATACTACCCAGGCGCATGAAATTGCCATATTGGTAGATAAAGAAGGTAATTCGCAAGTGGTGAAAGATGTACTAAAGCTGGATTATCCTTCGTTGGATATTCAGGACTGGACACAACTGAGTCCTGAAGCGGGATATCTGGTCAGTGCCATGAACCAGTATTTGTACATCATCGTTTTGATAATCATGCTGGCTCTCTGTTTTGGAATCATCAATACAATGCTGATGGCGGTACTCGAAAGGACGAAAGAACTGGGAATGCTGATGGCGATAGGAATGAATAAAATAAGGATATTCTTTATGCTGATGCTGGAAACACTCTACTTGTCGATTACAGGTGGATTTATTGGCATCATCTCCGGCTATCTACTTTGCAGATATCTTGGGAAGGTGGGACTGGATCTTTACTTCTGGAAAGAAGCGTATCAAAGTTTTGGATATTCCTCAATGGTTTACCCCGAAATAGAACTGAATATGATTGGCTTTATGGCCATTATGGTAGTTCTCACGGGGTTATTCTCAACCATATTTCCTGCGTATAAAGCATTGAAGGTGAATCCGGCTGATGCCACACGAACAAAATAA